In Trifolium pratense cultivar HEN17-A07 linkage group LG7, ARS_RC_1.1, whole genome shotgun sequence, a genomic segment contains:
- the LOC123893556 gene encoding uncharacterized protein LOC123893556 produces the protein MIFQRVMEAFDADVALARGKRCSESSGSEHSPESSTDLSDLVLSFMEDNERSEKKDDVFHRGDRDEEDVEKIGEWCDDEKNEMLKELFGENEDVDEDERDAKEIIRKEVEVAIGEFIGSDSIVDGFKRWLMSQLRDKGFDAGLCKTKWEKKGKLTAGDYEYIDINMSGKRYVIEVSLAAEFKIARPTNQYSSLLNIFPRIYVGKMEELKRIVRLMCSAIKGSMKKMDLHIPPWRRNLYMQTKWFSSYKRTTNAVATKNATSSHFSAESFFPEKFMGFEARHVKAYNCRDDYVGINNGFRIGNLTAALNSDNFGL, from the exons ATGATATTTCAGAGAGTAATGGAGGCATttgatgctgatgtggcacTAGCACGTGGGAAGCGCTGCAGTGAGAGCAGCGGAAGCGAGCACTCACCTGAGAGTTCAACTGATTTGTCTGATCTCGTGTTGTCTTTTATGGAAGACAACGAGAGATCGGAGAAAAAAGATGATGTTTTTCATCGCGGAGATCGCGATGAAGAAGATGTTGAAAAAATTGGTGAATGGTGTGATGAcgagaaaaatgaaatgttgaAGGAGTTGTTTGGTGAGAATGAAGATGTTGATGAGGACGAAAGAGATGCTAAAGAAATTATTAGGAAGGAAGTTGAGGTTGCAATCGGAGAATTTATTGGAAGTGATTCGATTGTTGATGGATTCAAACGCTGGTTGATGTCTCAGTTAAGGGATAAAGGTTTTGATGCTG GGTTGTGCAAAACCAAATGggagaaaaagggaaaattaACTGCCGGTGACTATGAGTACATTGATATCAATATGTCTGGAAAACGTTACGTAATTGAAGTTTCACTAGCTGCTGAATTCAAAATAGCTCGTCCAACAAATCAATATTCATCCTTGCTAAATATTTTTCCAAGAATTTATGTTGGTAAAATGGAAGAACTCAAAAGAATTGTGAGATTAATGTGCTCTGCAATTAAAGGGTCTATGAAAAAAATGGACCTACACATACCACCATGGAGAAGAAATTTGTACATGCAAACAAAGTGGTTTAGTTCTTACAAAAGAACAACTAATGCAGTTGCAACTAAAAATGCAACATCTTCACATTTTTCAGCTGAGTCATTTTTTCCTGAAAAATTTATGGGGTTTGAAGCAAGGCATGTGAAAGCATATAATTGTAGGGATGATTATGTTGGGATTAATAATGGGTTTAGAATTGGGAACTTGACTGCTGCATTAAATTCTGATAACTTTGGATTGTGA
- the LOC123897299 gene encoding uncharacterized protein DDB_G0285917 — translation MEGVGARLGRSSTRYGPATVFTGPVRKWKKKWVHVPPSSNASSNSNNNTNHNNASNNNGSHLLLYKWTPITQSQNNATSNGNVKGAPTEPVEEPPRRKFKYIPVAVLEEQKNEATEVDEVAEKVEDEPNPVEADSSAAEPTSKNETLDEKPDINDVPMEESEPQDKNQVVRQDLNESLDLSLGLTSHDEDHDSDSKTNQTTDGQ, via the exons ATGGAAGGAGTTGGGGCCCGACTGGGGCGGTCCTCGACCCGTTACGGACCGGCAACGGTTTTCACCGGACCGGTCAGAAAATGGAAGAAGAAATGGGTTCACGTTCCACCTTCTTCTAATGCTTCCTCCAATTCCAACAACAACACCAATCACAATAACGCTTCCAATAATAACGgttctcatcttcttctttataAGTGGACTCCTATTACTCAAAGCCAGAACAACGCTACCAGTAACGGTAATGTTAAGGGCGCGCCAACTGAGCCAGTTGAAGAGCCTCCCCGGAggaaatttaaatatattccG GTTGCTGTACTAGAGGAACAGAAAAATGAGGCTACAGAAGTTGATGAGGTTGCTGAAAAGGTTGAAGACGAACCTAATCCAGTAGAGGCCGATTCAAGTGCAGCAGAACCAACTAGCAAGAATGAGACTTTGGATGAAAAACCTGATATAAATGATGTCCCAATGGAAGAAAGCGAG CCTCAGGACAAAAATCAAGTAGTACGCCAAGATCTCAATGAAAGTTTGGATTTGAGTCTGGGTTTGACATCACATGATGAGGACCATGACTCTGATTCAAAAACTAATCAAACGACAGATGGCCAGTGA
- the LOC123897301 gene encoding mitochondrial pyruvate carrier 4-like, with the protein MASSKLQAFLNHPAGPKTVHFWAPAFKWGISIANIADFSKPPEKISYPQQIAVMATGLVWSRYSTQIIPKNWNLVCVNLAMVGTSVYQLSRKLRQDYFSEEAVAKE; encoded by the exons ATGGCTTCTTCAAAGCTTCAAGCTTTTCTGAATCATCCAGCTGGCCCCAAAACAG TTCACTTCTGGGCACCTGCATTTAAATGGGGTATCAGCATTGCCAATATTGCTGATTTTTCAAAACCACCTGAGAAGATTTCCTATCCTCAACAAATAG CTGTCATGGCTACCGGACTTGTCTGGTCGCGTTACAGCACTCAAATCATTCCa AAAAATTGGAACCTTGTTTGCGTAAATCTTGCGATGGTAGGAACTAGTGTATACCAACTCTCACGCAAATTGCG GCAAGATTATTTCTCAGAGGAGGCTGTAGCAAAAGAATGA
- the LOC123897300 gene encoding mitochondrial pyruvate carrier 4-like yields the protein MAASKLQAFLNHPAGPKTIHFWAPTFKWGISIANIADFAKPPEKLSYPQQIAVTATGLIWSRYSTVITPKNWNLFSVNVAMAGTGIYQLSRKLRQDYFPEKEETVAKE from the exons ATGGCGGCTTCAAAGCTTCAAGCTTTTTTGAATCATCCAGCTGGTCCCAAAACCA TTCACTTTTGGGCACCTACATTTAAGTGGGGTATCAGCATTGCCAATATTGCTGATTTTGCAAAACCACCTGAGAAGCTTTCCTATCCTCAACAAATAG CGGTCACGGCTACTGGACTTATCTGGTCGCGTTACAGCACTGTAATCACTCCA AAAAATTGGAACCTTTTTAGCGTAAACGTTGCAATGGCAGGAACTGGCATATACCAACTCTCACGCAAATTGCG GCAAGATTATTTCCCAGAGAAAGAGGAGACTGTAGCAAAAGAATGA
- the LOC123897590 gene encoding uncharacterized protein LOC123897590 — MKKLYHKATVHPSPPVITDQLSFLPVTILTLAAALSPEDREVLAYLIYCSSAATPPNSGNPRRTTVKTTDHDTLFNCSCFHCYTSYWVRWDESPNRQLIHEIIDAFEEWLAKSNNKGGKKGKGKKEKRNKKGFENKTKLSVSGELNRSELNESGELESVGESSSSSKNNSNSSDGTESVVDADEEKGSVRKFVSFIGERIWGVWG, encoded by the coding sequence ATGAAGAAGCTCTACCATAAAGCGACGGTTCATCCATCACCACCAGTCATCACCGACCAACTTTCCTTCCTTCCGGTAACCATCCTCACCTTAGCAGCAGCTCTTTCACCTGAAGACAGAGAAGTCTTAGCTTATCTCATCTACTGTTCATCAGCTGCAACACCACCAAATTCCGGTAATCCACGACGGACCACTGTCAAAACCACCGATCATGATACCCTTTTCAACTGTAGCTGTTTTCATTGTTATACGAGTTACTGGGTCAGATGGGACGAGTCACCGAATCGTCAACTCATACATGAGATTATTGATGCTTTTGAAGAGTGGTTGGCGAAGAGTAATAATAAAGGTGgaaagaaagggaaaggaaagaaagagaagagaaataaaaaagggtttgaaaataaaacaaagctTTCGGTTTCAGGTGAGTTGAATCGGTCTGAGTTGAACGAGTCAGGTGAGTTGGAATCGGTGGGTgaaagtagtagtagtagtaaaaataatagtaacagtAGCGACGGTACTGAAAGTGTTGTTGATGCAGATGAAGAAAAAGGGTCAGTGAGAAAATTTGTAAGTTTCATTGGTGAAAGAATTTGGGGTGTTTGGGGATGA